The following proteins are co-located in the Plasmodium brasilianum strain Bolivian I chromosome 11, whole genome shotgun sequence genome:
- a CDS encoding GYF domain-containing protein: MEENNNFAEDMIDKFSNKGKKDDGNILIYTKNEFLYVYIELILNKRGFGDDHDIPVCINKFIFQDLSKNKRITEDGIEEEEDGINDSGDNYDDMQEYKYEKEYEDKRGGTSATGEVAEGGVGLHQNDNERDRNRSRNDFFNWENNMNKNNFEERVESNNPSSNMNNKRSNYFLKNGKYNKFFDPHAGTLDSTNGNGNVGGANVNNDNVSGCNIIINNNYSNNNIYENNSSNSNRASFARKNSFHMDHSNNNNGNVSGNNNPSGNNKKFIWREGDKGASSWRFSKGNHNKMSDYVGSNVGNNVGSNVGSNVGNNVGNNLSNNLSNNLSGIIGGSGISKNEMKQRGNKSYNKNFNIEMKIPSPTVMNDENDNYNNDIMRVSSRNSSYIKDRNGMHLKRESFINDYHYVNKNENNYTNNSGGNSMIHSMEHLPVDTNDGVGSKSDNIRRGVDNFNMINYTNATNKNLNYTNNSPVYFNKGNSSTIKKANDVYSYNTGNGGNNGNNMNVSSGSNNNVLNVEEWKLKKFKKVNNSGHNSGHNSGHNSGHNIDNNTTENHLMTEEKMKRGSRHEYPSMFTNKSSNGPNKAHINAQISINEGSLYNYSQQQCIGKNGSSMMNNMNGMNNMSAMNNAGNSSSTFDVKGYANDDIHRNNNTNDHADPLLLNSVNRKDAKNNIMLNTHEMQKGVISHFSNNVYFNTNKNLKLNEKRNLKNEKNFIEDDWSALRKKISIGENKKVTDDIMWHKMSEQFDRNNKIALDKMYTKGENNNNDNNKETIVGDSINKLRNNDKGGALKNDVDCGSKEKGNNLNGNNNNSNNNSRCNSGAPLQQKNKKAGDNNANVSLNNSLKSSEKKSMSKVCSSTEDHVSDAAYALEAKNNDEEIISNKEKAANGAKNKLNAEKSKKKKKKKKKNEKNEKSEKIDKNDKNDKNEKNEKNDKDKEKENEIDTEEVTVAEGGGHSRKIKSTMENINNNPRETSNDKTTNDNNSNNIYERISNIIYENNSDKMYEINCNNKIHLNDLMLENNNINTINNNINNVNNVNNMNIVNNMNNINNINNMNNMNNINNINNINNMNNINNMNNMNNMNNMNNINNMNNMNNMNNINNINNINNNINFNEKKEILFNKLYNTDQTNLQDERKMDERKCTDTNQLHCNNDGGSADGINLNRNNHSSIGTGKHTNKNNYNLDKHKNSIPNNYFADKGNLNENYIMANRNLKHDSFKGHNKYIDDINSRIGNVPQESLLQKIKKKSMCIEGMSSKIIPTYNSSITGNVNSIANSNVNNSAFNLSMHNNSAFDGDSLNPKNVADNTFLNMYINQNRNRNFVQMSNCQNNMNDHLLGNNYNYFLSNVNNMNSVNSTNNINIDLTTKGNLTMKINENPGGNVYANASLNKRSSTSNTDITRKHINKNILLDTNKDIIIDKEILKNIEKSSFNFKNIPDKINNVDENFLNRLSESDRNELLKRLILSNAKLADALETAVQDDSVALTTNSNNRNNNSNNSNNSNNSSNSNNSNNRSNSDNNNIHSNIIYSENKDEIHPNEKVIDMDFSGKKYNAVHVNNRNGIYMASSYYNNVSGHELNPSHDDAERNRKDTNVKNVRNHMNGNGKAGIDVAAVGERNCRGSILSMGRWLNFFKNSNNSGDHANVNARANANVNVHTNTNANVNVNPNTVKQNALLNRCKPMLEINTLPNTTNGNNESLVCPTSTVLEEKKMINSASSANVGALVGANIVKGANSKYNPSTVIVKNRMTVDGIIDYRSDTNNLNERNSNITRKIFQKPDDDKNKMYDSKIDMAEQSNEHSISMNSRSNTNSHYMCNKDLNMIHGIASSSAVGINGVVDSTRNNSGFVHSHICSDEVTKNIQTMNSINKISGDIWQYKDPSGIVQGPFSSELMFYWWTLNYFPHDLPIRFSENMQWIKFNEMFPAGTFPFVLPLTYMRKKHSYKVSTDNDYDFYSTEYKHVLNRCEETRSAGREKDFILLEKNRNVDSNSSVKKIQVNTVMNSGMNNSSIDSCSNNQFCNVGSYDHASRKCNVMHNREYINFLIEKKAQLKTLIMHENDVEIIEERRKRIEELNKLIEAEQQKRIILNNERNSSSSCSSGNLMHVDRNDYIDVTNYQMKSARLTNNLKDILNINNNTLANTTATAATTATTTTATTTTATTTTAITATATTMNNVESTTLNDSNHIRDSIISTSNFLSENEVSNNSTNLIKCLTNSNSKIINSNDILINEKHNYLSNEFLDKKENEMSNYANETATENDRNNRNIYCNDMNKVIKSEIEVEKQKAMQMSINLVNSNMVSSSLPSSGIASSGIASSGMTSNGLPSNDLTSSCLMNNDNLVSAYHSDSNPIYDSSVAKQISYKLNVEKYNKAHAERTEEEIKKNESLSTVCNEKEQENVEEQILEKGKSIASSKKDKKGKRDNKKLSNDNEKEKEKEKEKEKEKEKEKEKEKEKEKEKEKEKEKEKEKRDEIEEAIKKRKSENSEKGNKSIDVGKENEKKNKNKKKKKDGEINKINNESSVEQSLTEGKTVEVVEEGLEEGDEHTERKSKRGGVKKIEGTIKYEEKKNKENAKSERGKNDTTNKGNLNSTFGSGNKSEGANSTTNTASNSANGTSNNGAKKTMEKMKWSITEERKIDKLVDIMKGEEKSVNMKIKMENTKKKLANSSSSSSSNNNSNAINNYIGSNNGSNNNGSNTLNGRKTGWDVYYSKSEKNTDYVDFPHLTTGAKLNKAKTANKNSLSKANTNTGSNSNNNAGSSNNYSSSNIICAHLTADCTNTVKNCVVGIGTRNNNNTISSADLNNKKSNEKKKWKNESVDTKLSEEDKKFPPLTNSTTNKVENNKKKTNSSGQELTDLKQLTNSCKLPLDDSLLNFLKNFKKAEEIYAFLQHSIEDKKKLNHFANEFIKISNKNNSNSNPKKKKKV, encoded by the exons ATGGAAGAGAATAACAATTTTGCGGAAGATATGATTGATAAATTTTCTAACAAAGGGAAAAAAGATGATgggaatattttaatatatacaaaaaatgaatttttatatgtatatattgagcttatattaaataaaagaggGTTTGGAGATGATCATGATATACCCGTATGCatcaataaatttatttttcaagatttatcaaaaaataaaagaataacagAAGATGGTATTGAGGAAGAAGAGGATGGTATTAATGACAGTGGTGATAATTATGATGATATGCAGGAATATAAATACGAGAAAGAGTATGAGGATAAAAGAGGAGGAACATCAGCAACAGGAGAAGTAGCAGAGGGAGGCGTAGGTTTGCATCAAAATGATAATGAAAGAGATCGAAACAGAAGTAGAAATGATTTCTTTAATTgggaaaataatatgaacaaaaataatttcgaAGAACGGGTAGAATCGAATAATCCGTCaagtaatatgaataataagagaagtaattattttttaaaaaatgggaaatataataaattttttgatcCACATGCTGGTACCTTAGATAGTACTAATGGGAATGGAAATGTTGGCGGTGCAAATGTTAACAATGACAATGTTAGCGGTTGCAATATTATCATTAACAACAATTACAGTAATAACAACATATATGAAAACAATagcagtaacagtaacagaGCAAGCTTTGCAAGGAAAAACAGCTTTCACATGGAccatagtaataataacaatggcAATGTTAGCGGTAACAATAACCCtagtggtaataataaaaagttcaTATGGAGGGAGGGTGATAAGGGCGCATCGTCCTGGAGGTTCTCAAAGGGAAATCATAACAAAATGAGCGATTATGTTGGTAGTAATGTTGGCAATAATGTTGGCAGTAATGTTGGCAGTAATGTTGGCAATAACGTTGGCAATAACCTTAGCAATAACCTTAGCAATAATCTTAGCGGTATTATAGGAGGTAGTGGCATTAGTAAAAACGAGATGAAGCAACGAGGAAATAAAAGctataacaaaaattttaatattgaaATGAAAATACCATCGCCAACTGTTATGAATGATGAAAACGACAATTACAACAACGATATAATGCGAGTATCATCCAGAAATAGTAGTTACATTAAGGACAGAAATGGGATGCACTTGAAAAGAGAAAGTTTTATTAATGATTATCATTATgttaacaaaaatgaaaataattacacAAATAATAGTGGTGGAAACTCCATGATACATTCTATGGAACACCTTCCTGTGGACACTAACGATGGAGTAGGTTCCAAGAGTGATAATATAAGAAGAGGAGtagataattttaatatgataaattatacaaatgCGACGAATaagaatttaaattatactaaTAACTCCCctgtttattttaataaggGAAATAGTAGCACCATCAAAAAGGCAAATGATGTATATAGTTACAATACGGGAAATGGCGGAAACAATGGGAACAATATGAACGTTAGCAGTGGTAGTAATAACAACGTACTAAATGTGGAAGAGTggaagttaaaaaaatttaagaaggTCAACAACAGTGGCCATAACAGTGGCCATAACAGTGGCCATAACAGCGGCCATAACATCGATAATAATACTACTGAAAACCATCTAATGACagaggaaaaaatgaagaggGGAAGTCGGCATGAGTACCCAAGCATGTTTACCAATAAAAGTAGTAATGGTCCGAACAAAGCGCATATAAATGCGCAAATTAGTATAAATGAGGGGAGTCTATACAATTACAGTCAACAACAGTGCATAGGGAAAAATGGTAGCAGCATGATGAACAATATGAATGGAATGAATAATATGAGTGCAATGAACAATGCAGGAAATAGTAGTAGCACCTTTGATGTGAAAGGGTATGCAAACGATGATATACATAGAAACAATAATACAAATGACCATGCTGAtcctttattattaaatagtGTTAATAGAAAAgatgcaaaaaataatattatgttgAACACACATGAAATGCAAAAGGGTGTTATCAgtcatttttcaaataacgTTTATTTTAATACGAACAAAAAtcttaaattaaatgaaaaacgaaatttgaaaaatgaaaaaaattttatcgaGGATGATTGGAGTGCtcttagaaaaaaaatatctataGGTGAAAACAAGAAAGTAACTGATGATATAATGTGGCACAAGATGAGTGAACAGTTTGATAGAAACAACAAAATTGCGTTAGATAAAATGTACACAAAAGGAGAAAACAACAACAATGACAACAACAAAGAAACTATCGTGGGTGATAGCATAAAcaaattaagaaataatgataagGGTGGTGCACTGAAGAATGATGTGGACTGCGGTAGTAAAGAGAAGGGAAACAACCTTAATggtaataacaacaatagtaataacaatagtagGTGTAATAGTGGTGCTCCACTGCagcagaaaaataaaaaagcagGAGATAACAATGCTAATGTATCCCTTAATAACAGTTTAAAGTCCAGTGAAAAGAAAAGTATGTCCAAAGTTTGTTCATCTACGGAGGATCATGTGAGTGATGCAGCCTATGCACTTGAGGCCAAAAATAACGACGAAGAAATTATCAGCAATAAGGAGAAAGCAGCAAATGGTGCAAAGAACAAACTGAACgcagaaaaaagtaaaaaaaaaaaaaaaaaaaaaaaaaaaaatgagaaaaatgagaaaagcGAAAAAATAGACAAAAACGACAAAAACGacaaaaacgaaaaaaacgaaaaaaacgATAAGGATAAAGAGAAGGAAAACGAAATAGACACCGAAGAAGTAACTGTAGCTGAAGGAGGAGGTCAtagtagaaaaataaaatctaccatggaaaatattaataataatccTAGGGAAACAAGTAACGATAAAACAACTAATGATAACAattctaataatatatatgaacgtatttctaatataatatatgaaaataattccgataaaatgtatgaaattaactgtaataataaaattcatcTAAATGATCTTATGCTcgaaaataataacattaacaccattaataataatataaataatgtaaataatgtaaataatatgaatattgtaaataatatgaataatataaataatataaataatatgaataatatgaataatataaataatataaataatataaataatatgaataatataaataatatgaataatatgaataatatgaataatatgaataatataaataatatgaataatatgaataatatgaataatataaataatataaataatataaataataatattaattttaacgaaaaaaaggaaatactttttaataaattatataatactgATCAAACTAATTTACAGGATGAACGGAAAATGGATGAACGAAAATGCACAGATACAAATCAATTACACTGTAACAATGATGGAGGGAGTGCCGACGGAATAAACTTAAATAGGAATAATCATAGCAGTATTGGCACTGGAAAACATACGAATAAGAACAACTACAACCTTGACAAACATAAAAACAGCATACCAAATAACTACTTTGCGGATAAAGGTAAtctaaatgaaaattatattatggcAAATAGAAACCTTAAACATGATTCATTCAAAGGGCATAATAAATACATCGATGATATTAACAGTAGAATTGGCAACGTGCCTCAAGAAAGTTTGTTAcagaagataaaaaaaaagagtatgtGCATAGAGGGTATGAGCAGTAAAATAATACCCACGTATAACTCCAGCATTACTGGCAATGTTAATAGCATCGCTAATAGCAACGTTAACAATAGTGCGTTCAACTTGAGCATGCATAACAACAGTGCGTTTGACGGAGATTCGTTGAATCCAAAGAATGTTGCTGATAATACTTTCCTGAACATGTACATAAACCAGAACAGAAACAGAAATTTTGTGCAAATGTCTAACTGTCAGAATAATATGAACGATCATTTGTTGGGaaataattacaattattttttgtccaacgtaaataatatgaacagtGTGAATAGTacgaataatataaatatagatcTTACTACCAAAGGAAACCTTACGATGAAGATAAATGAAAACCCAGGTGGTAATGTTTATGCAAATGCTAGTCTTAACAAACGAAGTAGTACATCGAACACTGATATAACACGGAAGCatatcaataaaaatatacttctTGATActaataaagatataataatagataaagaaattttgaaaaatattgaaaaaagcagttttaattttaaaaatattccagataaaattaataatgtgGACGAAAATTTCCTTAACAGACTGAGTGAGAGTGATAGAAATGAACTATTGAAGCGTTTGATCTTAAGTAATGCAAAACTTGCGGATGCGTTGGAAACAGCTGTGCAGGATGACAGTGTTGCATTAACTACTAACAGTAacaatagaaataataatagcaataatagcaataatagcaataatagcagtaatagcaataatagtaacaatagaagtaatagtgataataataatatacacaGTAACATTATTTATAGTGAGAACAAGGATGAAATTCATCCAAACGAGAAAGTAATTGATATGGACTTCAGTGGAAAGAAATATAACGCTGTGCATGTAAACAACAGGAACGGAATCTATATGGCATCATCATATTACAATAACGTAAGTGGACACGAATTAAACCCATCACATGATGATGCAGAAAGAAATAGAAAGGATACGAACGTAAAAAACGTACGTAATCACATGAACGGGAATGGCAAGGCAGGAATTGATGTAGCCGCCGTAGGAGAAAGGAATTGTAGGGGTTCCATTCTAAGCATGGGTAGATGGCTCAACTTTTTCAAGAATAGTAACAACTCAGGGGATCATGCTAATGTGAATGCCAGAGCGAATGCAAACGTGAATGTACACACGAATACCAACGCGAATGTCAATGTCAACCCGAACACAGTTAAGCAAAATGCGTTGTTGAACAGATGCAAACCCATGTTAGAGATTAACACCTTGCCAAATACTACAAATGGCAACAACGAATCACTAGTGTGTCCCACTTCTACAGttttagaagaaaaaaaaatgattaactCAGCAAGTAGTGCCAATGTTGGTGCATTAGTAGGAGCAAATATCGTCAAAGGGGCAAACTCAAAGTATAACCCTTCGACGGTTATTGTGAAAAATAGGATGACAGTGGATGGTATAATAGACTATAGAAGTGATACGAATAACCTGAATGAAAGAAATAGTAACATAACAAGGAAGATATTTCAAAAACCAgatgatgataaaaataaaatgtacgaCAGTAAGATAGACATGGCTGAGCAGAGTAACGAACACTCCATTAGTATGAACAGTCGGAGTAACACAAATAGCCACTATATGTGTAATAAGGACCTAAATATGATCCATGGCATTGCAAGTAGTAGCGCAGTTGGCATTAATGGTGTAGTTGACAGTACTAGAAACAATAGTGGATTCGTTCATTCACATATCTGCAGCGACGAAGTAACCAAGAACATTCAAACAATGAATAGCATAAATAAGATATCGGGTGATATATGGCAATACAAAGATCCATCTGGTATTGTTCAAGGCCCTTTTTCATCAGAACTGATGTTTTATTGGTGGACTTTGAATTATTTCCCACATGACTTACCAATCCGATTTAGTGAAAATATGCAATGGATTAAATTCAATGAAATGTTTCCAGCAGGTACTTTCCCATTTGTTCTTCCGTTAACTTATATGAGGAAAAAACATTCTTATAAGGTCAGCACAGATAATGATTATGATTTTTACAGCACAGAGTACAAGCATGTACTCAACAGATGTGAAGAAACAAGGTCAGCAGGTCGTGAAAaggattttattttattagaaaaaaatagaaatgtaGATAGCAACAGTAGTGTCAAGAAGATTCAAGTTAACACTGTTATGAATAGCGGTATGAACAATAGCAGCATTGACAGCTGCTCGAACAACCAATTTTGTAATGTCGGTTCGTATGACCATGCCAGCAGAAAGTGTAATGTTATGCATAACAGAgaatacattaattttttaattgaaaaGAAAGCACAATTAAAAACATTGATAATGCATGAAAATGATGTAGAAATAATtgaagaaagaagaaaacgTATAGAAGAGTTAAATAAACTAATTGAGGCAGAACAACAGAAGAGAATAATTTTGAACAATGAACGtaatagtagcagtagtTGCAGCAGTGGTAACCTAATGCATGTAGATAGAAACGACTATATAGATGTTACTAACTATCAAATGAAATCAGCAAGattaacaaataatttgaaggatatattaaatattaataacaacACACTTGCTAACACCACAGCTACAGCAGCCACAACTGCAACCACAACAACTGCAACCACAACAACTGCAACTACAACAACTGCAATAACTGCAACTGCAACTACTATGAACAATGTAGAAAGTACAACATTAAACGACAGCAATCATATTAGAGATTCTATCATTTCCACGAGCAATTTTTTGAGCGAGAATGAAGTTAGCAATAATAGTACAAACCTTATCAAGTGCCTGACaaacagtaatagtaaaattattaatagtaatgacatcttaataaatgaaaagcaCAACTATCTTTCTAACGAATTTTTagataaaaaagagaacGAAATGAGTAATTACGCAAATGAAACTGCAACAGAGAACGATAGAAATaacagaaatatttattgcaATGATATGAACAAGGTAATAAAAAGCGAAATCGAAGTAGAAAAGCAAAAGGCCATGCAGATGAGCATCAATTTGGTTAATAGTAATATGGTAAGTAGCAGTCTTCCAAGTAGTGGTATTGCAAGTAGCGGTATTGCAAGTAGCGGTATGACGAGTAATGGTCTTCCAAGCAATGACTTAACAAGCAGTTGTTTAATGAATAATGACAATCTTGTGAGTGCATATCATTCGGATAGCAATCCTATTTATGATTCTTCTGTTGCTAAACAAATAAGCTACAAGTTGAAtgttgaaaaatataataaagccCATGCAGAACGGACCGAAgaagagataaaaaaaaatgaaagctTGTCCACTGTTTGTAATGAAAAGGAACAAGAAAATGTAGAAGAACAAATACTGGAGAAAGGCAAATCGATCGCTTCATccaaaaaagacaaaaaaggTAAGAgagataacaaaaaattgagTAATGATAACGAGAAAGAAAAGGAGAAGGAGAAAGAAAAGGAGAAGGAGAAAGAAAAGGAGAAGGAGAAAGAAAAggagaaagagaaagaaaaggagaaagagaaagaaaaggAGAAAGAAAAGAGGGATGAAATTGAGGAAgcgataaaaaaaagaaaaagtgaaaattCGGAAAAAGGTAATAAAAGCATAGATGTAGGaaaggaaaatgaaaagaaaaataaaaacaaaaaaaaaaagaaagatggtgaaattaacaaaattaacaaCGAATCGTCTGTGGAGCAATCATTGACAGAAGGAAAAACAGTAGAAGTAGTAGAAGAAGGGTTGGAAGAGGGAGACGAACACACTGAAAGGAAAAGCAAAAGGGGGGGAGTTAAGAAAATAGAAGGTACGATAAAAtatgaggaaaaaaagaataaagaaaatgcaAAAAGTGAGAGGGGCAAAAATGATACCACGAATAAAGGTAACCTTAACAGTACATTTGGCAGTGGTAATAAAAGTGAAGGTGCTAACAGTACAACTAACACTGCCTCTAATAGTGCTAATGGTACTTCGAACAACGGGGCCAAAAAAACAATGGAGAAGATGAAGTGGAGTATAACTgaggaaagaaaaattgaCAAATTGGTGGATATCATGAAAGGCGAAGAAAAGAGTGTAAacatgaaaattaaaatggaaaacacaaaaaagaaattggcgaatagtagtagtagtagtagtagtaataacaatagcaatgcgattaataattatattggaagtaataatggtagtaataacaatggAAGTAATACCCTTAATGGTAGAAAAACAGGGTGGGATGTTTATTACAGTAAAAGCGAAAAAAATACAGATTACGTAGACTTTCCACACTTAACGACGGGGGCTAAACTAAATAAAGCTAAGACGGCGAATAAGAATTCGCTAAGTAAAGCCAATACCAATACTGGTTCaaacagtaacaataacgctggtagtagtaataactatagtagtagtaatatcATTTGTGCTCATCTAACCGCGGATTGTACGAATACTGTTAAGAATTGTGTTGTTGGAATTGGTAccagaaataataataacaccATTAGTAGTGcagatttaaataataaaaaaagtaatgaaaaaaagaaatggaaaaatgaaaGTGTAGATACGAAACTTAGTGAGGAGGACAAGAAGTTTCCTCCTCTTACAAATTCTACAACCAACAAAG TTGAGaataataagaagaaaaCAAACTCATCCGGGCAGGAATTAACgg ATTTGAAACAGTTGACGAATTCGTGCAAATTGCCCCTAGATGATTCGCTgttaaactttttaaaaaatttcaag AAAGCAGAAGAAATTTATGCGTTCCTTCAACACAGTATTGAAGATAAGAAAAAACTAAATCATTTTGCAAATgagtttattaaaataagcaacaaaaataattcgAACAGTAATccaaaaaagaagaaaaaagtgTAG